The Streptomyces sp. 11x1 genomic sequence GGTCACGGTCTGGTGGTTCGCGTCGGCGGGCAGCACCGATGTGTACTGGCCGCCGCTGCGCACGATCCTCGCCACGTTCCCGGACGTCTGGACGGCCGAGCGGCTGCGCGCCGACGTCCTGCCCAGCCTGCTGCGCCTGACCGCCGGGTACGCCCTGGCGGCGGTCGTCGGTGTGGCGCTCGGCACGGTCATCGGCACCCACCGGCGGGTGCGGGCGGTCTGCGAACCGGTCCTGGAGTTCCTGCGGGCGGTGCCGCCGCCCGTCCTCGTCCCGGTCATCATGCTGTTCGCGGGCATCGGCGACACGATGAAGATCGCCGTGATCGCGAGCGGCTGTGTCTGGCCGATCCTGCTCAACACGGTCGAGGGCGTCCGCGCGGTGGACTCCGTGATGTCCGAGACGGCCAGGTCGTACGGCATCACGGGCGCGGCGCGGCTGCGGAACGTCGTGCTGCGCTCGGCGAGCCCGCAGATCTTCGCCGGGCTGCGCCAGGCGCTGTCCATCGGCATCATCCTCATGGTCATCAGCGAGATGACCGCGGCCAGCAACGGACTGGGTTACACCATCGTCCAGTTCCAGCGCGGTTTCGCCATCCCCGACATGTGGACCGGCATTCTCGTCCTCGGCCTGCTGGGGTTCCTGCTGTCCGTCGTCTTCCGGCTGGTCGAGCGGCGCGTGCTCGGCTGGTACCACGGTCAGCGCGCGTCCTCCCGGCGGTCGTAGTGAAACTCGAGAAGGAGCAGCGGGCGATGCACGCCTTGCTTGAGGTAGCGGGCCTGAAGAAGGTCTACGAGGGTTCCGGGCGCCGCGTGGAGGCGGTGCGGGACCTCACCTTCACCGTCGACGCCGGCGAACTGGTGTGTCTGGTGGGCCCGTCGGGCTGCGGCAAGACGACCCTGCTGAAGTGCGTGGCGGGGCTGCTGAGGCCGACGGCGGGTGAAGTCCGCCTGATGGGACGGCCGGTGGAGGGGCCGCCGCCGGGCATGGCGGTCGTCTTCCAGGAGTACGGGCGCAGCCTCTTCCCCTGGATGCGGGTCCGCGACAATGTCGAACTCCCGCTCAGGCAGAAGAGGTTGAGCCGCGAGCAGCGGCGGGGTCTGGTCGAGGGCGCGCTCGCCTCGGTCGGTCTGTCCGACGCCGCCGGGGCGTATCCGTGGCAGTTGTCCGGCGGGATGCAGCAGCGGGTCGCCATCGCCCGCGCGCTGGCGTACGAGCCGGACGTCCTGCTGATGGACGAGCCGTTCGCGGCGGTCGACGCCCAGACCCGCGCCGACCTGGAGGATCTCGTACGGGGCCTGTGGCGGGAGCGCGGGATCACGATCCTCTTCGTCACCCACGACATCGACGAGGCCGTCTACCTGGGCGAACGTGTCCTGATCCTGTCCGCCTCCCCCACGGTCGTCCAGGAGCAGCTGAAGGTCGATCTCCCCGCCGAGCGCGACCAGTTGCACACCCGCGTGGCCCCGCGCTTCGCGGAACTGCGCACCCATGTGTACGAGCAGATCCAGGCGGCCAAGCGGGGGACCGCGCTGGAGAAGGATACGCTGGAGAAGGATTGACCTCCGGCGCCGTCGGCGACCTGAACGCCGGCGGCGCCGGAGGGGGTGCGGCTCACCTCTCGGGGGAGGGCACCACGCTCAGGTGGGTCGATGCGGGTCGGCGGGGGCGGCGGGCCCTGCGGGCGTGGTCGGTCGGACGGTTCACCTCGTGCAGGACGAGGGTCATCCGGTGGTAGCCGAGGTCGTGGAGGGTGTCGGGGCTCTCGCCGACGACCCGGCAGTGGGTCGCGCCCCACCGCGGGTCCGGGTGGACCAGGGGCCGGACGGCGCCGTCGTGACGGATCGCGCCGGGGCCGACGGTGCGGAGCCAGTGCGGCAGGCCGTGGCGGTAGGCGGCGTCCATGATGGGGTCCTGAGCGATGTCCCGGCGGATGGACTGCAGGCCCCGGTCCTGGGGGTGGCGCTCCACGGCGGCGGCGAAGTGGGCGAGCATCGGCAGACACCAACTGGACTCGTGGTCACCGAGAACGGTGGCGGCGTCCGGGTGGAAGAGCACGAAGCGGAGGAAGTTGTCGTCCGGCAGGGCCGTCGGGTGGGGCCCCACTGCGGTGAAGAGCGCGCGGAACGCGGCGTTGCTCAGGACGACGTCCCAGCGGTGGTCGAGGACGACGGACGGGAACAGGACGGAGTCCAGCAGTACGGCGTAGTCCTGGAGATACGCCTGCGCTTCCTGGGCTTCGAGAGTGTCGGGGACGGGCCGCGGTACCGACCGCTGCCCTCCTGCCTGATGTGCCATCGGGAGGTCACCCCTCTTGCCTATGCGGCCTTCACGCGGCTCCTTGATCCTCCTGCCCCGAGCGGAGGCGTGTCAACTATCGTGGCATTCGACGCCGGTTGACGGCTGAATCTCGCCACAGTTGTGGCGAGACCTGGATGTGAGTTCGACCGAACCGCTAGTCTCCCCGCAGTTCACGGTGTACTTGCCGGGACCAGGGTCTCGCGCCAGGCTTGGATCCACGGATTCCGCAGTACCGCGAAATTGGCCTGAGAGAGACGTAGGAGATCTGTCGGTGACGGATGGCTTCGAGGTTCCGGACGCCGCGGCGACGGTTCTGCTGCCGGCCGTCGTGGCCCGTGTCACCGCGCTGGCGGACAAGTTGCGCGTGGGGCACGCGGAGGTCTTCGACACCCGGCGGCTCTCGGTGGCCTCGGGTGTGCCGGAGGCGGTCGTGAAGGCCCTGCTGAGCGGTCGGCGCGCCGGTGAGCCGGACGTCCAGGCCCGCTTTCTGCAACGCCTCGACCTGCTGCGACGCACCCGGCTCAAGCCCAACGGCCGCAAGTACACCCAGCAGGAGATCGCCGACGGCGCGGGCATGTCGCGCCAGCAGGCGGGTGCCCTGATCAACGGCGACCGGCGTCCCACGATGGAGCACTGCGACGCCATCCAGCGCTTCTTCAGGGTCCACGCCGGCTTCCTGACCGCCGAGGATCCCGAGGCGCTGGCGAGCGCCCTGATGCGGACCGAGCAGGAGCTCCTCCAGCAACTCGCCGACCGCGAGCGCGCGGCGACCGAGGCCGCGGACGACCCGTTGCAGCGGCTGCTCCAGAACCACGGTGTGCGTTCCATCGCCTGGCGGGCGGCGCAGCTGCCCACCGACCAGCACCGCGACAAGGTCGCGGAGTGGCTGGACATGCTGCTGGAGAGCGTCAAGCGGCCCGAGTCCTGACCGGGGGAGAACTGTGAGCATCGGAAGGGAAATGCGCCGTCTGTGCGGCGAGTTGGTCGGC encodes the following:
- a CDS encoding ABC transporter permease subunit, producing MSRALLRPLFVVALPLVLVTVWWFASAGSTDVYWPPLRTILATFPDVWTAERLRADVLPSLLRLTAGYALAAVVGVALGTVIGTHRRVRAVCEPVLEFLRAVPPPVLVPVIMLFAGIGDTMKIAVIASGCVWPILLNTVEGVRAVDSVMSETARSYGITGAARLRNVVLRSASPQIFAGLRQALSIGIILMVISEMTAASNGLGYTIVQFQRGFAIPDMWTGILVLGLLGFLLSVVFRLVERRVLGWYHGQRASSRRS
- a CDS encoding ABC transporter ATP-binding protein, with amino-acid sequence MHALLEVAGLKKVYEGSGRRVEAVRDLTFTVDAGELVCLVGPSGCGKTTLLKCVAGLLRPTAGEVRLMGRPVEGPPPGMAVVFQEYGRSLFPWMRVRDNVELPLRQKRLSREQRRGLVEGALASVGLSDAAGAYPWQLSGGMQQRVAIARALAYEPDVLLMDEPFAAVDAQTRADLEDLVRGLWRERGITILFVTHDIDEAVYLGERVLILSASPTVVQEQLKVDLPAERDQLHTRVAPRFAELRTHVYEQIQAAKRGTALEKDTLEKD
- a CDS encoding helix-turn-helix transcriptional regulator translates to MTDGFEVPDAAATVLLPAVVARVTALADKLRVGHAEVFDTRRLSVASGVPEAVVKALLSGRRAGEPDVQARFLQRLDLLRRTRLKPNGRKYTQQEIADGAGMSRQQAGALINGDRRPTMEHCDAIQRFFRVHAGFLTAEDPEALASALMRTEQELLQQLADRERAATEAADDPLQRLLQNHGVRSIAWRAAQLPTDQHRDKVAEWLDMLLESVKRPES